The Montipora capricornis isolate CH-2021 chromosome 3, ASM3666992v2, whole genome shotgun sequence genome window below encodes:
- the LOC138041684 gene encoding coiled-coil domain-containing protein 93-like gives MATVLFPVPFCNEANILDFEQISTGRCFLFKIICGYTVTFNNFQSRSPFFLFSIGFLFTCAKFVLLKFHRQYGFSKEQRDKVKKEQAEKKKAAAAAIPGRMKSELASEEDECVVEQKRLKSLLKGISVMEGKEDSLSCNTVGSIVGLQSEEISRIASEYRMLKGCVWNMVVILL, from the exons atggcaacagtctTGTTTCCAGTCCCTTTCTGCAATGAAGCAAATATCTTGGATTTTGAACAGATAAGTACAGGCAGATG ttttttgtttaaaatcatCTGTGGCTACACAGTCACATTCAATAATTTCCAAAGTAGGAGCCCATTCTTTCTCTTTTCCATTGGTTTTTTATTTacctgtgctaaatttgtattGTTAAAATTCCACAGGCAGTATGGATTTAGCAAAGAGCAGAGAGACAAAGTAA AAAAGGAGCAAGCTGAGAAAAAAAAGGCTGCGGCGGCTGCCATCCCTGGAAGAATGAAGTCAGAATTGGCAAGTGAAGAAGATGAATGTGTGGTGGAGCAG AAACGtctaaaatcattgctgaaggGAATTTCTGTTATGGAAGGAAAAGAG GATTCACTATCATGCAATACAGTTGGATCAATAGTTGGACTTCAATCAGAGGAAATCTCGCGGATTGCGTCTGAGTACCGTATGCTGAAGGGGTGTGTATGGAACATGGTGGTAATTTTGCTCTAA